The following proteins are co-located in the Equus caballus isolate H_3958 breed thoroughbred chromosome 15, TB-T2T, whole genome shotgun sequence genome:
- the OST4 gene encoding dolichyl-diphosphooligosaccharide--protein glycosyltransferase subunit 4 gives MITDVQLAIFANMLGVSLFLLVVLYHYVAVNNPKKQE, from the coding sequence ATGATCACAGACGTGCAGCTCGCCATCTTCGCCAACATGCTGGGCGTGTCGCTCTTCCTGCTTGTCGTTCTCTATCACTACGTGGCCGTCAACAATCCCAAGAAGCAGGAATGA